A window of the Phragmites australis chromosome 20, lpPhrAust1.1, whole genome shotgun sequence genome harbors these coding sequences:
- the LOC133901493 gene encoding chlorophyll a-b binding protein 7, chloroplastic-like encodes MPLDLDMPPASFEILHCRWAMLAALGVVVPELLDLFGLVVEPVWWKVGYAKLQGDTLDYLGIPGFRIAGGQGVIVIAICQALLMVGPEYARYCGIEALEPLGIYLPGDINYPGGALFDPLGLSKDPVAFEELKVKEMKNGRLAMVAWLGFYIQAAVTGKGPVQNLVKHLSDPLHNNIFYPLSFEKFNQGAACVFFHLSLCIAATHV; translated from the exons ATGCCGCTGGACCTGGACATGCCGCCAGCTAG CTTTGAGATCTTGCATTGTCGGTGGGCCATGCTTGCTGCTCTTGGTGTTGTTGTTCCTGAGCTGTTAGATCTATTTGGGTTAGTTGTTGAGCCTGTATGGTGGAAAGTTGGTTACGCAAAACTTCAG GGTGATACTCTTGATTACCTTGGGATTCCTGGATTCCGGATTGCTGGTGGTCAAGGTGTCATTGTAATCGCTATCTGTCAAGCCCTTTTGATG GTTGGACCAGAATATGCGAGGTATTGCGGAATCGAAGCACTAGAACCTTTGGGAATATATCTTCCTGGGGACATAAACTACCCAGGAGGAGCGCTCTTCGATCCCTTGGGTTTGTCCAAAGATCCCGTGGCATTCGAAGAGCTCAAGGTGAAGGAAATGAAGAATGGTCGCCTGGCAATGGTTGCGTGGCTCGGGTTCTACATTCAGGCTGCTGTAACTGGCAAGGGCCCTGTGCAGAACCTCGTCAAACACTTGTCGGACCCGCTACATAACAACATTTTTTATCCTCTTTCCTTTGAGAAATTTAACCAAGGAGCAGCTTGCGTTTTTTTCCACCTTTCTCTTTGCATTGCAGCAACTCATGTATAG
- the LOC133901567 gene encoding uncharacterized protein LOC133901567 isoform X1, with protein sequence MPEMTESWVEGSKHAPAPESVSCSVSRYQTLSERRSRQRNIFHILAQREVSTQTKHQAKRLWTKSPRCDDGSVELKFFSTDARHDLFSWAESQSLHRWSAKYCPLVPAPRSTIAAAFSPDGRTLASTHGDHTVKIIDYQTGKCLKELLGHQRTPWVVRYHPLHSDIVASGSLDHEVRLWDAKTSHCIGEHFFYRPIASIAFHATGELLAVASGHKLFIWDYSKQAEALDPAMILKTRRSLRAVHFHPHGAPYLLTAEVNDLDSGDSTLTPATSSGYSNCCSAVILANINSMCCPHLESRLSSSCLLWPAYLRDDGIICPLCNDRDIDSINVQQGSSSLVQNSLLSDAENQEISQLVTSMDACPGETGVANDDDSVSTSLYAGTEMYTVRVQSNSRVYGGSAATNERFRERDGTETSHLSRNIPNPEIVLHSRPDGPSGMPMDRFTTSSGLPYMHNLEHVDVSSSVPATAGNFIGSRRHYTSHPDLMASVPGVGSLLLGTQIDEAVVHAVSLGVGSELPTSLFDGSGTELPCTVKLRIWRHNIKDPCVAFELGTCRLTISHAVLCSEMGTHFSPCGRFLVACVACMLPQTEGDHGSQLPVQYDSTGAGTSPTRHPLPSHQIIYELRVYSLEEATFGTVLASRAIRAANCLTSIQFSPTSEHILLAYGRCHKSLLRSVFMDGETIVPVYTVLEVYRVSDMELVRVLPSALDEVNVACFHPSPGAGLVYGTKEGKLRILQHNGGSMGLNFFAGQNMLEVQRHAL encoded by the exons ATGCCTGAAATGACTGAAAGTTGGGTAGAAGGCTCAAAGCATGCCCCAGCTCCAGAATCAGTTTCTTGTTCGGTTTCGAGATATCAAACATTATCAGAAAGAAGATCAAGGCAAAG aaacatttttcatatattaGCCCAGCGGGAGGTCTCAACTCAAACAAAACATCAAGCTAAAAGGCTTTGGACCAAATCTCCAAGATGTGATGATGGTTCTGTTGAGTTAAAGTTTTTTTCTACAGATGCTCGGCATGATCTCTTTTCTTG GGCTGAATCACAGTCCTTGCATCGCTGGTCAGCTAAATATTGCCCTCTTGTGCCTGCTCCGAGGTCAACTATTGCAGCTGCGTTCAGTCCTGATGGGAGAACACTTGCATCCACGCA TGGTGATCACACTGTTAAAATAATTGACTACCAAACCGGGAAATGtttgaaagagttgctcggacATCAACGCACTCCATGGGTG GTTAGGTACCATCCATTACATTCTGATATCGTTGCCAGCGGAAGTTTGGATCATGAAGTTCGTCTCTGGGATGCTAAAACATCACACTGCATTGGAGAACACTTCTTCT ATAGGCCTATTGCGTCTATTGCGTTTCATGCCACGGGGGAGCTTCTGGCAGTTGCATCAGGTCACAAA TTGTTCATTTGGGACTACAGCAAGCAAGCTGAAGCTTTGGACCCAGCAATGATACTGAAAACCCGCCGTTCACTGAGAGCTGTCCATTTTCATCCCCATGGTGCCCCATATCTACTGACGGCAGAG GTTAACGACCTTGATTCTGGAGATTCAACACTGACCCCTGCAACATCTTCTGGCTATTCGAACTGTTGTTCAGCTGTGATTTTGGCAAACATTAACTCAATGTGCTGTCCTCATCTTGAGTCTAGGTTGTCATCATCTTGCTTGCTCTGGCCTGCATATCTTAGGGATGACGGAATCATATGTCCGCTTTGCAATGATCGGGATATTGATTCAATCAATGTGCAGCAGGGATCATCATCTTTAGTGCAAAATTCACTGCTGTCAGATGCTGAAAATCAAGAGATTAGTCAGTTGGTTACGTCTATGGATGCATGCCCTGGAGAAACAGGTGTGGCTAATGATGATGATTCAGTTTCAACATCTTTATATGCTGGAACTGAAATGTATACTGTCAGAGTGCAATCTAACTCAAGAGTGTACGGTGGAAGTGCTGCTACTAATGAAAGGTTTAGGGAGAGAGATGGCACAGAAACATCccacttgagcagaaatatccCAAATCCAGAAATAGTTCTGCATTCAAGACCTGATGGCCCAAGTGGTATGCCAATGGATCGGTTCACAACATCTAGTGGATTACCATACATGCATAATTTAGAGCATGTAGATGTTTCATCATCAGTTCCAGCTACTGCTGGCAATTTTATTGGGTCAAGACGGCATTATACCTCACACCCTGATCTGATGGCCTCTGTACCTGGGGTTGGAAGTTTGCTTCTGGGTACTCAAATTGATGAAGCTGTGGTTCATGCTGTCTCATTAGGTGTTGGGTCAGAACTACCTACCTCGCTGTTTGATGGTAGTGGTACTGAACTACCTTGTACAGTGAAACTTAGAATATGGCGGCACAACATCAAGGATCCGTGTGTTGCATTTGAGCTTGGGACATGCCGCTTGACAATTTCTCACGCTGTACTTTGCAG TGAAATGGGCACCCATTTTTCCCCTTGTGGACGATTTTTGGTTGCTTGTGTTGCATGCATGCTGCCACAAACAGAAGGTGACCATGGAAGCCAGTTACCTGTGCAGTATGATTCTACTGGGGCTGGAACATCTCCTACTCGGCATCCACTTCCCTCGCACCAAATTATATATGAGCTTCGAGTTTATTCTCTTGAGGAGGCAAC GTTCGGCACGGTTCTTGCGTCTAGAGCAATAAGGGCTGCTAACTGCTTAACTTCCATTCAG TTTTCACCTACATCGGAACACATACTATTGGCATATGGTCGTTGTCATAAGTCACTGCTTAGGAGCGTTTTCATGGATGGGGAGACCATAGTTCCTGTGTACACTGTTTTGGAG GTGTATAGAGTCTCAGACATGGAGCTTGTAAGAGTTCTTCCTAGTGCTTTAGATGAAGTCAATGTTGCATGTTTTCATCCTTCCCCTGGAGCAGGTCTTGTTTATGGGACTAAG GAAGGGAAGCTCAGGATTCTTCAACACAATGGTGGAAGCATGGGGCTGAATTTCTTTGCTGGGCAAAATATGCTTGAG GTTCAGAGGCATGCACTGTAA
- the LOC133901567 gene encoding uncharacterized protein LOC133901567 isoform X2: MPEMTESWVEGSKHAPAPESVSCSVSRYQTLSERRSRQRNIFHILAQREVSTQTKHQAKRLWTKSPRCDDGSVELKFFSTDARHDLFSWAESQSLHRWSAKYCPLVPAPRSTIAAAFSPDGRTLASTHGDHTVKIIDYQTGKCLKELLGHQRTPWVVRYHPLHSDIVASGSLDHEVRLWDAKTSHCIGEHFFYRPIASIAFHATGELLAVASGHKLFIWDYSKQAEALDPAMILKTRRSLRAVHFHPHGAPYLLTAEVNDLDSGDSTLTPATSSGYSNCCSAVILANINSMCCPHLESRLSSSCLLWPAYLRDDGIICPLCNDRDIDSINVQQGSSSLVQNSLLSDAENQEISQLVTSMDACPGETGVANDDDSVSTSLYAGTEMYTVRVQSNSRVYGGSAATNERFRERDGTETSHLSRNIPNPEIVLHSRPDGPSGMPMDRFTTSSGLPYMHNLEHVDVSSSVPATAGNFIGSRRHYTSHPDLMASVPGVGSLLLGTQIDEAVVHAVSLGVGSELPTSLFDGSGTELPCTVKLRIWRHNIKDPCVAFELGTCRLTISHAVLCSEMGTHFSPCGRFLVACVACMLPQTEGDHGSQLPVQYDSTGAGTSPTRHPLPSHQIIYELRVYSLEEATFGTVLASRAIRAANCLTSIQVYRVSDMELVRVLPSALDEVNVACFHPSPGAGLVYGTKEGKLRILQHNGGSMGLNFFAGQNMLEVQRHAL; encoded by the exons ATGCCTGAAATGACTGAAAGTTGGGTAGAAGGCTCAAAGCATGCCCCAGCTCCAGAATCAGTTTCTTGTTCGGTTTCGAGATATCAAACATTATCAGAAAGAAGATCAAGGCAAAG aaacatttttcatatattaGCCCAGCGGGAGGTCTCAACTCAAACAAAACATCAAGCTAAAAGGCTTTGGACCAAATCTCCAAGATGTGATGATGGTTCTGTTGAGTTAAAGTTTTTTTCTACAGATGCTCGGCATGATCTCTTTTCTTG GGCTGAATCACAGTCCTTGCATCGCTGGTCAGCTAAATATTGCCCTCTTGTGCCTGCTCCGAGGTCAACTATTGCAGCTGCGTTCAGTCCTGATGGGAGAACACTTGCATCCACGCA TGGTGATCACACTGTTAAAATAATTGACTACCAAACCGGGAAATGtttgaaagagttgctcggacATCAACGCACTCCATGGGTG GTTAGGTACCATCCATTACATTCTGATATCGTTGCCAGCGGAAGTTTGGATCATGAAGTTCGTCTCTGGGATGCTAAAACATCACACTGCATTGGAGAACACTTCTTCT ATAGGCCTATTGCGTCTATTGCGTTTCATGCCACGGGGGAGCTTCTGGCAGTTGCATCAGGTCACAAA TTGTTCATTTGGGACTACAGCAAGCAAGCTGAAGCTTTGGACCCAGCAATGATACTGAAAACCCGCCGTTCACTGAGAGCTGTCCATTTTCATCCCCATGGTGCCCCATATCTACTGACGGCAGAG GTTAACGACCTTGATTCTGGAGATTCAACACTGACCCCTGCAACATCTTCTGGCTATTCGAACTGTTGTTCAGCTGTGATTTTGGCAAACATTAACTCAATGTGCTGTCCTCATCTTGAGTCTAGGTTGTCATCATCTTGCTTGCTCTGGCCTGCATATCTTAGGGATGACGGAATCATATGTCCGCTTTGCAATGATCGGGATATTGATTCAATCAATGTGCAGCAGGGATCATCATCTTTAGTGCAAAATTCACTGCTGTCAGATGCTGAAAATCAAGAGATTAGTCAGTTGGTTACGTCTATGGATGCATGCCCTGGAGAAACAGGTGTGGCTAATGATGATGATTCAGTTTCAACATCTTTATATGCTGGAACTGAAATGTATACTGTCAGAGTGCAATCTAACTCAAGAGTGTACGGTGGAAGTGCTGCTACTAATGAAAGGTTTAGGGAGAGAGATGGCACAGAAACATCccacttgagcagaaatatccCAAATCCAGAAATAGTTCTGCATTCAAGACCTGATGGCCCAAGTGGTATGCCAATGGATCGGTTCACAACATCTAGTGGATTACCATACATGCATAATTTAGAGCATGTAGATGTTTCATCATCAGTTCCAGCTACTGCTGGCAATTTTATTGGGTCAAGACGGCATTATACCTCACACCCTGATCTGATGGCCTCTGTACCTGGGGTTGGAAGTTTGCTTCTGGGTACTCAAATTGATGAAGCTGTGGTTCATGCTGTCTCATTAGGTGTTGGGTCAGAACTACCTACCTCGCTGTTTGATGGTAGTGGTACTGAACTACCTTGTACAGTGAAACTTAGAATATGGCGGCACAACATCAAGGATCCGTGTGTTGCATTTGAGCTTGGGACATGCCGCTTGACAATTTCTCACGCTGTACTTTGCAG TGAAATGGGCACCCATTTTTCCCCTTGTGGACGATTTTTGGTTGCTTGTGTTGCATGCATGCTGCCACAAACAGAAGGTGACCATGGAAGCCAGTTACCTGTGCAGTATGATTCTACTGGGGCTGGAACATCTCCTACTCGGCATCCACTTCCCTCGCACCAAATTATATATGAGCTTCGAGTTTATTCTCTTGAGGAGGCAAC GTTCGGCACGGTTCTTGCGTCTAGAGCAATAAGGGCTGCTAACTGCTTAACTTCCATTCAG GTGTATAGAGTCTCAGACATGGAGCTTGTAAGAGTTCTTCCTAGTGCTTTAGATGAAGTCAATGTTGCATGTTTTCATCCTTCCCCTGGAGCAGGTCTTGTTTATGGGACTAAG GAAGGGAAGCTCAGGATTCTTCAACACAATGGTGGAAGCATGGGGCTGAATTTCTTTGCTGGGCAAAATATGCTTGAG GTTCAGAGGCATGCACTGTAA